In Gemmatimonadota bacterium, a single genomic region encodes these proteins:
- a CDS encoding glycosyltransferase family 4 protein: MSLRILHVDSGREWRGGQRQVLLLTRGQRDAGHEPLVVAASDAPLLHRLRSAGLAASGVRMRADWDLAAARRLHALIRTWRPDVVHAHDARAHALAMGALIGKRDIPLVVTRRVAFVPKGRLKYGARVARFIAISHAVQDALQLGGVPASRIDVVYSGVPTPHVDLARDWRAERGWDAETILCGVVGAMTAEKGVRLLAGIGERLPPALRQRVRLVLLGGQGTGTEMLGGVEAFRAGFVDEVHRAMAGLDLLWHPSSAEGLGTAVIDAMALGVPPIVFAVGGLPELITQDETGLLVPPGDVAAFATAVTRATDDPALRGAMGRAGPRRAADFSVERMVDGTEATYRRVLGR, from the coding sequence ATGTCCCTTCGCATCCTGCACGTCGACAGTGGGCGAGAGTGGCGCGGTGGCCAGCGGCAGGTGCTGCTGCTAACGCGCGGCCAACGTGACGCCGGTCACGAGCCCCTGGTCGTCGCCGCCAGCGACGCGCCGCTGCTGCATCGGCTGCGTAGCGCCGGCCTCGCGGCCAGTGGCGTGCGCATGCGCGCCGACTGGGACCTCGCCGCGGCGCGTCGCCTGCACGCCCTCATTCGCACCTGGCGACCGGACGTCGTGCACGCCCACGACGCACGCGCGCACGCCCTCGCCATGGGGGCGCTCATCGGCAAGCGCGACATCCCGCTCGTGGTCACCCGACGCGTCGCCTTCGTCCCCAAGGGACGGCTCAAGTATGGCGCGCGCGTCGCCCGCTTCATCGCCATCTCGCACGCGGTGCAGGACGCGCTGCAACTCGGCGGCGTCCCCGCCAGCCGCATCGACGTGGTGTACTCCGGCGTCCCCACCCCGCACGTCGACCTCGCGCGCGACTGGCGCGCCGAACGGGGGTGGGATGCCGAGACCATCCTGTGCGGCGTCGTGGGCGCCATGACCGCAGAGAAAGGGGTGCGACTCCTCGCCGGCATCGGCGAGCGACTCCCCCCCGCGCTGCGCCAGCGCGTGCGACTGGTCCTCCTGGGAGGTCAGGGGACCGGGACCGAGATGCTGGGTGGAGTCGAGGCCTTCCGCGCGGGATTCGTCGACGAGGTGCACCGGGCCATGGCCGGGCTCGATCTCCTCTGGCACCCGTCGAGCGCCGAAGGGCTCGGGACCGCCGTCATCGACGCCATGGCCCTCGGCGTCCCCCCTATCGTCTTCGCCGTCGGCGGGCTCCCCGAACTCATCACCCAGGATGAGACCGGCCTCCTTGTCCCCCCGGGCGACGTGGCCGCCTTCGCCACCGCCGTGACGCGCGCCACCGACGATCCCGCGTTGCGAGGGGCCATGGGGCGTGCCGGACCACGCCGCGCCGCCGACTTCAGCGTGGAGCGAATGGTCGACGGGACGGAGGCCACGTATCGTCGCGTCCTGGGTAGATGA
- a CDS encoding ATP-binding cassette domain-containing protein, protein MNAAATTGAGTRPLLEVRDLRTHFAQSTGLFGRSHGVVRAVDGVSFDVFPGETLGIVGESGCGKTTLGRTILRLVEPTSGTIRFDGTDLLALKGSALRAMRRHIQIIFQDPFSSLNPRLTIGATIKEGITVHRLAEGAEADARVRRLLEEVGLRPEYAARYPHEFSGGQRQRVGIARALAVEPRLIVCDEPVSALDVSVQAQVINLLQDLQRDRGLTYIFIAHDLSVVEHMASRVAVMYLGHIVELASARDMYREPVMPYTQALLSAVPVPDPTRSRQRIVLSGDVPSPVSPPSGCVFHPRCHHPSRDEACARLVPPLETKGTDHLAACIKQLPTTVDWTAQQGAGATKPAERYLPLAAIGTRLDS, encoded by the coding sequence GTGAACGCCGCTGCAACGACCGGGGCCGGCACGCGGCCGCTCCTGGAGGTGCGCGACCTGCGCACCCACTTCGCGCAATCCACCGGGCTGTTCGGTCGGTCGCACGGCGTCGTGCGCGCCGTCGACGGCGTCTCCTTCGACGTCTTCCCGGGCGAGACGTTAGGCATCGTCGGCGAGTCGGGGTGCGGCAAGACGACGTTGGGGCGCACCATCCTCCGGCTGGTCGAACCGACGAGCGGCACGATTCGCTTCGACGGCACCGACCTGCTCGCCCTCAAGGGGAGCGCGCTGCGCGCGATGCGGCGCCACATCCAGATCATCTTCCAGGATCCCTTCTCCTCGTTGAACCCGCGCCTCACCATCGGCGCGACCATCAAGGAAGGGATCACGGTACACCGCCTGGCCGAGGGGGCCGAGGCCGACGCGCGCGTGCGCCGATTGCTCGAGGAGGTCGGGCTCCGCCCGGAGTACGCGGCGCGCTATCCGCACGAGTTCTCCGGCGGGCAACGCCAGCGCGTCGGCATCGCCCGCGCCCTCGCCGTCGAACCGCGGCTCATCGTCTGCGACGAGCCGGTGTCGGCGCTCGACGTCTCGGTGCAGGCGCAGGTGATCAACCTGCTGCAGGACCTGCAACGCGACCGCGGGCTGACCTACATCTTCATTGCGCACGACCTGTCGGTGGTCGAACACATGGCGTCGCGCGTCGCGGTGATGTACCTCGGCCACATCGTGGAGCTGGCCTCGGCGCGCGACATGTATCGCGAGCCGGTCATGCCGTACACGCAGGCGCTGCTCTCCGCCGTCCCCGTCCCCGACCCCACACGGTCGCGCCAGCGCATCGTCCTGTCGGGGGACGTGCCGTCGCCGGTGTCTCCTCCGTCGGGGTGCGTCTTCCATCCGCGGTGCCATCACCCCTCGCGCGACGAGGCGTGCGCACGACTCGTCCCCCCGCTCGAGACCAAGGGGACGGATCACCTGGCCGCGTGCATCAAGCAGCTCCCGACGACCGTCGACTGGACCGCGCAGCAGGGGGCCGGCGCGACGAAGCCGGCGGAGCGCTACCTCCCGCTCGCCGCCATCGGCACCAGGCTCGACTCCTGA
- a CDS encoding ABC transporter permease, producing MADTPVVASLAIPSTPDSARALSSTPAGRVLQLMFRDGRARIALLFLVLLALAAIAAPWLSPHDPLKPLDPVALKFAPPSPLHWFGTDESSRDVFSRMLHGARVSLGVAALAAALSSGFGLLYGGAAGFLGGRVEGAMMRVVDALLAIPRILLLLTILSLWRSVEADTLVLILGATGWFVVARLARAEAAALRDRDFVIAARALGTGPLRVFVRHVLPHAAGPVLVATTIAIGQVIVLEAGLSYLGYGIPRPTPTWGSIIRDGRETIDTNWWLAFFPGLALVGTALAVNTLADRLRVALNPRQLPAP from the coding sequence GTGGCTGACACTCCCGTCGTCGCCTCGCTCGCGATTCCCTCGACGCCCGACAGCGCGCGGGCCCTTTCGTCGACGCCAGCCGGGCGTGTATTGCAGCTGATGTTCCGCGACGGAAGGGCGCGCATCGCGCTGCTCTTCCTCGTGCTGCTCGCGCTGGCCGCGATCGCCGCCCCATGGCTGTCGCCGCACGACCCCCTGAAGCCGCTCGACCCGGTCGCCCTCAAGTTCGCGCCACCGTCTCCCCTGCACTGGTTCGGCACCGACGAGTCGAGTCGCGATGTCTTCAGCCGCATGCTCCATGGCGCGCGCGTCTCGCTCGGCGTGGCCGCGCTCGCCGCTGCCCTTTCCTCGGGATTTGGGCTTCTGTACGGCGGCGCCGCCGGCTTTCTCGGCGGGCGGGTCGAGGGCGCGATGATGCGCGTTGTCGATGCCCTCCTGGCAATCCCGCGCATCCTCCTCCTCCTCACCATCCTCTCGCTCTGGCGCTCGGTCGAAGCCGATACGCTCGTCCTCATCCTCGGTGCCACGGGGTGGTTTGTCGTGGCCCGACTGGCACGCGCCGAGGCGGCGGCGCTGCGCGACCGCGACTTCGTCATCGCCGCGCGGGCGCTCGGCACCGGCCCGCTGCGCGTGTTCGTTAGGCACGTCCTGCCGCACGCGGCCGGGCCGGTGCTCGTGGCCACGACCATCGCCATCGGGCAGGTCATCGTGCTCGAGGCCGGGCTGTCGTACCTGGGCTATGGCATCCCCCGCCCCACCCCGACGTGGGGGAGCATCATTCGCGACGGACGGGAGACCATCGACACCAACTGGTGGCTCGCCTTCTTCCCCGGCCTCGCCCTCGTCGGCACCGCACTCGCCGTGAATACCCTCGCCGACCGCTTGCGCGTGGCGCTCAACCCGCGCCAGCTTCCCGCGCCATGA
- a CDS encoding peptide MFS transporter: protein MATATASGSTTPNADDAARRPFTSDRSFFGHPGGLATLFATEMWERFSYYGIRPLLVLFMTAALTSGGFGFDRAQASAIVGIYAASVYLASLPGGWVADRWLGLQRSIWYGGIFIALGHLSIALSALLEQSAFFLGLVLIVVGTGLLKPNISALVGDLYPEGGARRDAGFSIFYMGINTGAFIAPLITGYLGERVGWHWGFGAAGVGMLAGVITYRARIGKTLGPLGVSPSSGPEEQQRVKRWSLTALAAVFGIVILAMVGVIHINPVAVAERMSLIMATMGLAYFAYLFLFAGLTGDEKKRMAVILVLCLASIVFWAAFEQAPTSLNLFARDFTDRNVFGWEMPTLWLQSANSFFVITLAPVFGALWVGLAKRGMELSSTAKFALALVITAVGFLIMVQASNLVIDGNGTVKISMWWLTVSYLFQTFGELALSPVGLSSMTKLAPRKFVGQMMGLWFLATAMGNLIAGLVGGEVDPEKLQQMPALFQRTATSLFIASAVMALLIIPIRKMLATTKD, encoded by the coding sequence ATGGCCACCGCCACCGCGTCCGGGTCCACCACGCCTAACGCCGACGACGCCGCACGTCGCCCGTTCACGAGCGACCGCAGCTTCTTCGGCCACCCGGGCGGGCTCGCCACGCTCTTCGCCACCGAGATGTGGGAGCGCTTCTCGTACTACGGGATTCGCCCGCTGCTCGTGCTCTTCATGACCGCCGCCCTCACCAGCGGCGGTTTCGGCTTCGATCGGGCGCAGGCCTCGGCCATCGTCGGGATCTACGCGGCGTCGGTCTACCTCGCCTCGCTCCCCGGCGGATGGGTCGCCGATCGGTGGCTCGGGCTGCAACGCTCCATCTGGTACGGCGGCATCTTCATCGCGCTCGGCCACCTGAGCATCGCGCTCTCCGCCCTGCTCGAGCAGAGCGCCTTCTTCCTCGGCCTCGTCCTCATCGTGGTCGGGACCGGCCTGCTCAAGCCCAACATCTCGGCGCTCGTCGGCGACCTGTATCCCGAGGGCGGGGCACGACGCGATGCCGGCTTCTCGATCTTCTACATGGGGATCAACACCGGCGCCTTCATCGCCCCGCTCATCACCGGTTACCTCGGCGAGCGCGTGGGCTGGCACTGGGGCTTCGGCGCCGCCGGCGTCGGCATGCTCGCCGGCGTCATCACGTACCGCGCGCGCATCGGCAAGACGCTGGGCCCGTTAGGCGTGTCACCGTCGTCGGGACCCGAGGAACAGCAACGCGTCAAGCGCTGGTCGCTGACCGCCCTCGCCGCCGTGTTCGGCATCGTCATCCTCGCCATGGTCGGGGTCATCCACATCAACCCGGTGGCAGTGGCCGAGCGCATGAGCCTCATCATGGCCACCATGGGGCTGGCCTACTTCGCCTACCTGTTCCTGTTCGCCGGCCTCACCGGCGACGAGAAGAAGCGCATGGCGGTGATCCTCGTCCTCTGCCTCGCCTCGATCGTCTTCTGGGCCGCGTTCGAACAGGCGCCGACCTCACTCAACCTGTTCGCCCGCGACTTCACCGACCGCAACGTCTTCGGCTGGGAGATGCCGACGCTCTGGCTGCAGTCGGCCAACTCGTTCTTCGTCATCACGCTCGCCCCCGTCTTCGGCGCGCTCTGGGTCGGGCTGGCCAAGCGCGGCATGGAACTCTCCAGCACCGCCAAGTTCGCCCTCGCGCTCGTCATCACGGCCGTCGGCTTCCTGATCATGGTGCAGGCGTCGAACCTCGTGATCGACGGCAACGGCACGGTGAAGATCTCCATGTGGTGGCTGACGGTGAGCTACCTGTTCCAGACCTTTGGGGAGCTGGCGCTGAGCCCCGTGGGGCTGAGCTCGATGACCAAGCTCGCGCCGCGCAAGTTCGTGGGGCAGATGATGGGGCTCTGGTTCCTCGCCACCGCGATGGGGAACCTCATCGCCGGCCTCGTCGGCGGCGAGGTCGATCCCGAGAAGCTGCAGCAGATGCCCGCCCTCTTCCAGCGCACCGCCACGTCGCTGTTCATCGCCTCGGCCGTGATGGCACTCCTCATCATCCCGATTCGCAAGATGCTGGCGACGACGAAGGACTAG
- a CDS encoding ABC transporter ATP-binding protein, translating into MTAPLAPLLRIENLRTYFHTPAGIARAVDGVSFSIAKGETVGVVGESGCGKSVTALSLLRLIEAPGRIEDGSHLWFEGRDLMTLGTEEMRKVRGNRIAMVFQEPMTALNPVFTVGDQIAEVARVHQGASRKVAWERAVEMLSLVGIPSPRERASNYPHQLSGGMRQRVLIAMALVMNPALLIADEPTTALDVTIQAQILELLAKVQQDFGTAILLITHDLGVVAESAQRVVVMYGGQVVEEAPVRTLFAEPAHPYTRGLMQAMPRVGMNRERLTTIPGSVPPPTAWPSGCRFRDRCSHAWNRCEVDAPAMIAVSAGHQARCHLAEGDRAPEPTRVRAARPL; encoded by the coding sequence ATGACCGCGCCCCTCGCTCCGCTCCTCCGCATCGAGAACTTGCGCACCTACTTCCACACGCCCGCCGGCATCGCGCGGGCGGTGGACGGGGTGTCGTTCTCGATCGCCAAGGGAGAAACGGTCGGCGTCGTCGGCGAGTCGGGGTGTGGCAAGTCGGTCACCGCGTTGTCGCTCCTGCGCCTGATCGAGGCCCCCGGACGCATCGAGGACGGCAGTCACCTCTGGTTCGAGGGGCGCGACCTCATGACGCTGGGCACCGAGGAGATGCGCAAGGTGCGGGGCAACCGCATCGCCATGGTCTTCCAGGAGCCGATGACCGCGCTCAATCCGGTCTTCACCGTCGGTGACCAGATCGCCGAGGTGGCCCGCGTGCACCAGGGCGCTTCCCGCAAGGTCGCATGGGAGCGCGCGGTCGAGATGCTCTCGCTCGTTGGCATTCCGTCGCCGCGCGAGCGGGCGAGCAACTACCCGCACCAACTGTCTGGGGGGATGCGACAGCGCGTCCTCATCGCGATGGCGCTGGTCATGAACCCGGCACTCCTCATCGCCGACGAACCCACGACGGCGCTGGACGTCACCATCCAGGCGCAGATCCTCGAACTCCTGGCCAAGGTGCAACAGGACTTCGGGACCGCCATCCTCCTCATCACGCACGACCTCGGCGTCGTCGCCGAATCGGCGCAGCGTGTCGTGGTGATGTACGGCGGGCAGGTCGTGGAGGAGGCGCCGGTGCGCACGCTCTTCGCCGAGCCCGCGCACCCGTACACGCGCGGGCTCATGCAGGCCATGCCCCGCGTGGGCATGAACCGCGAGCGGCTGACGACGATCCCGGGAAGCGTGCCGCCGCCGACCGCGTGGCCGAGCGGCTGCCGCTTTCGCGATCGCTGCTCGCACGCCTGGAACCGCTGCGAGGTGGACGCCCCGGCGATGATCGCGGTCTCTGCCGGACACCAGGCGCGCTGCCACCTGGCGGAAGGGGATCGCGCGCCCGAGCCCACGCGCGTCCGCGCCGCGAGGCCCCTGTGA
- a CDS encoding ABC transporter permease, whose amino-acid sequence MIPFLFRRLLQGLAILFTVATVTFALIHAAPGEPFAAQLEDARFTPEMSATLRRQYGLDAPLTTQYARFLTQLVRGDLGNSLSQHQPVRAILAQALPRTLVLMSAALAAGFALGVVTGAAQAARAGTRLDRVAGRISVALSALPDFWLALALMLVFAMRLRWFPVSGMFDQTMHEYMSPMGKLRDVAWHLVLPATTLALIIGAVVARHQRQALVDILPEDFVRSARAKGVRERTVVMRHALRNALLPTITLLGLALPALVGGAVIIENIFGWPGMGRVALDAIAARDYPVVLGTTMVGSLLVVLGSLFADLLSAVVDPRLRRG is encoded by the coding sequence ATGATCCCCTTCCTCTTCCGCCGCCTGCTGCAGGGACTCGCGATCCTCTTCACGGTCGCGACGGTGACGTTTGCACTCATCCACGCCGCCCCGGGGGAGCCCTTTGCGGCGCAGCTCGAGGACGCCCGCTTCACCCCGGAGATGAGTGCCACCCTCCGTCGTCAGTACGGGCTCGATGCTCCGCTCACCACCCAGTACGCGCGCTTCCTCACCCAGCTCGTGCGCGGCGACCTGGGGAATTCGCTCTCGCAACATCAGCCGGTGCGAGCGATCCTCGCGCAGGCGCTCCCTCGCACGCTCGTGCTGATGTCGGCGGCGCTCGCGGCCGGCTTCGCGTTAGGCGTGGTGACCGGTGCGGCGCAGGCGGCGCGCGCCGGCACGCGCCTCGATCGGGTCGCCGGCCGCATCAGCGTCGCCCTCTCGGCGCTTCCCGACTTCTGGCTCGCCCTGGCGCTGATGCTCGTCTTCGCCATGCGCCTGCGCTGGTTCCCTGTGTCGGGGATGTTCGACCAGACCATGCACGAGTACATGTCGCCAATGGGCAAGTTGCGCGACGTGGCCTGGCACCTGGTGCTCCCGGCCACGACGCTCGCGCTGATCATCGGCGCCGTGGTCGCCCGACACCAGCGCCAGGCGCTCGTCGACATCCTCCCCGAGGACTTCGTCCGATCGGCGCGCGCCAAGGGCGTGCGAGAGCGCACCGTCGTGATGCGCCACGCGCTGCGAAACGCCCTCCTGCCTACCATCACGCTGCTCGGACTCGCCCTCCCCGCCCTGGTCGGCGGTGCGGTCATCATCGAGAACATCTTCGGGTGGCCGGGAATGGGGCGCGTGGCACTGGATGCCATCGCCGCACGTGACTATCCCGTGGTACTCGGGACCACGATGGTCGGGAGCCTCCTCGTCGTGCTTGGGAGCCTGTTCGCCGACCTGCTTTCGGCCGTCGTCGATCCACGCCTGCGCCGTGGCTGA
- a CDS encoding BamA/TamA family outer membrane protein codes for MLLVGSSGLLGLLGAQLSYEANSPSSAPVLVTDSGLTSDTTSTLIGRYRTSRSARVNMLLGLRRVRFVRVTGFDALNGPQDLRIGTQLGLTVGHSLPASRGIARNEKYVSANLYFGVGGTRSYAAVQADVEGRQSQETKGWDDVLTSGRLAWYLKPHPRHLVSADLTWGGGWSARIPYQLDLGARRGGLRGYDDVELGGARRVITRIEERWRIGNFRGTADAGVGVFTDFGRVWAGDVPLGLNSGFRQSVGLSLMAAVPPRSQRMWRLDLAVPIDRRDGSRWGVRLTNEDRTRAFFNSPGDVRRIRERVLPQSIFNWP; via the coding sequence ATGCTGCTCGTGGGTAGCTCGGGGTTGCTCGGGCTCCTGGGGGCGCAGCTCTCGTACGAGGCCAACTCGCCGTCGTCCGCGCCGGTGCTCGTCACCGATTCGGGGCTGACGTCCGACACGACGTCGACGCTGATCGGCCGGTATCGGACGTCGCGCAGCGCGCGCGTGAACATGCTGCTGGGGTTGCGGCGCGTGCGATTCGTGCGCGTGACCGGCTTCGACGCGCTCAATGGGCCGCAGGACCTTCGCATCGGCACGCAACTCGGCCTCACGGTGGGGCACAGCCTGCCGGCCTCGCGCGGGATCGCGCGCAACGAGAAGTACGTGAGTGCCAACCTGTACTTCGGCGTTGGGGGGACACGCTCGTACGCGGCGGTGCAGGCGGACGTGGAGGGGCGGCAGTCGCAGGAGACCAAGGGGTGGGACGACGTGCTCACGAGTGGGCGCCTGGCGTGGTACCTCAAGCCGCATCCGCGGCATCTCGTCTCGGCGGACCTCACGTGGGGGGGCGGGTGGAGTGCGCGCATCCCCTATCAGCTCGACCTGGGGGCGCGTCGCGGCGGGCTGCGCGGCTACGACGATGTGGAGCTTGGCGGCGCGCGGCGGGTGATCACGCGGATCGAGGAGCGGTGGCGCATCGGGAACTTCCGGGGGACGGCCGACGCGGGCGTGGGCGTCTTCACCGACTTCGGACGCGTATGGGCCGGCGACGTCCCGTTAGGCCTCAACAGCGGATTCCGACAGTCGGTGGGCCTCTCGTTGATGGCCGCCGTCCCCCCACGTTCGCAGCGCATGTGGCGCCTCGACCTCGCCGTCCCCATCGACCGCCGCGACGGCTCGCGCTGGGGCGTGCGCCTGACGAACGAGGACCGGACGCGTGCCTTCTTCAACTCGCCCGGCGACGTGCGACGCATCCGCGAGCGGGTGCTGCCGCAGAGCATCTTCAACTGGCCGTAA
- a CDS encoding lipoate--protein ligase family protein → MHGTSFVDRRWRLLLTAPLDGVENMALDEALMARARATGEGVVRVYSWSAPTLSLGRNQRALGVYTAERAAARGVHVVRRATGGRALLHHREITYSVTAPAPAHESLAQSYHAINGLLLTALHALGVAAQVAERAERLPPPASAPCFELPASGELMVDGRKLVGSAQYREQGAMLQHGSVLVEDDQALVAELSAVPVGTTMPAATLFESLGRAPSPRDLADELFAAVRDAWDPTASVLDAGACEGDVLQLARARFSDHAWTWRR, encoded by the coding sequence ATGCACGGGACCTCCTTCGTGGACAGGCGCTGGCGCCTCCTCCTCACGGCACCGCTCGACGGCGTGGAGAACATGGCGCTCGACGAGGCGCTCATGGCGCGCGCACGCGCCACCGGGGAAGGTGTGGTGCGCGTCTACTCGTGGAGCGCCCCCACGCTCTCGCTCGGGCGCAACCAACGCGCGCTCGGCGTCTACACCGCCGAGCGCGCGGCCGCCCGAGGGGTCCACGTCGTGCGTCGAGCCACCGGCGGGCGCGCGCTCCTGCATCACCGCGAGATCACCTACTCGGTCACCGCCCCTGCCCCGGCGCACGAATCGCTGGCTCAATCGTATCACGCGATCAACGGGCTCCTGCTGACCGCCCTGCACGCACTGGGCGTGGCGGCGCAGGTGGCCGAGCGCGCCGAGCGGTTGCCACCCCCCGCGAGCGCGCCCTGCTTCGAGCTCCCCGCCTCCGGCGAACTGATGGTCGACGGACGCAAGCTCGTGGGGAGTGCCCAGTACCGTGAGCAGGGGGCGATGCTGCAGCACGGCTCCGTGCTCGTCGAGGACGATCAGGCCCTCGTCGCGGAGCTCTCGGCCGTCCCGGTGGGGACGACGATGCCGGCCGCGACCTTGTTTGAGTCGTTGGGACGTGCGCCCTCCCCGCGCGACCTCGCCGACGAGTTGTTCGCCGCCGTGCGCGACGCATGGGACCCCACGGCAAGCGTCCTGGACGCCGGCGCCTGCGAGGGTGACGTGCTGCAGCTGGCGCGCGCACGCTTTTCCGACCACGCGTGGACGTGGCGACGGTGA
- a CDS encoding glycosyltransferase family 2 protein has protein sequence MTIRLAFGGPSTRPHVLYICIPTFDEAPTIGVLLWKIRKVFQEYSREYEILVYNDASTDATAETLEPYRKVLPLTVLGGERRVGYAGALTALCRDASQRTRYARRDAVITLQGDFTDQPEHIPELVKRFEGGADVVVAESADAAESPKAVRRLRRFAPWALRWSVKTPGVKDPFGSLRLYRVSVLRDALRAAGDAPFISGEGWAANVDLLLATIPHARRTETVTMEPRYDLRPRDTRVKPLADVMNLYRFGRSARHRVPPVAPPTPTS, from the coding sequence GTGACCATCCGCCTAGCTTTCGGCGGACCTTCAACTCGCCCCCACGTGCTCTACATCTGCATCCCGACGTTCGACGAGGCCCCGACCATCGGTGTCCTCCTGTGGAAGATCCGCAAGGTCTTCCAGGAGTACTCCCGTGAGTATGAGATCCTCGTGTACAACGACGCGAGCACCGATGCCACCGCCGAGACGCTGGAGCCGTACCGCAAGGTGCTCCCGCTCACCGTGCTCGGGGGCGAGCGCCGCGTGGGCTACGCTGGCGCGCTCACCGCGCTCTGCCGCGACGCCTCGCAGCGCACGCGCTATGCGCGCCGCGACGCCGTGATCACGCTCCAGGGCGACTTCACCGACCAGCCGGAGCATATCCCCGAGCTGGTGAAGCGCTTCGAAGGCGGCGCCGACGTCGTGGTCGCCGAATCGGCCGATGCCGCGGAAAGCCCCAAGGCCGTTCGCCGGCTGCGCCGCTTTGCACCATGGGCGCTGCGTTGGTCGGTCAAGACGCCGGGGGTGAAGGACCCGTTCGGCTCCCTGCGCCTCTACCGTGTTTCGGTGCTGCGCGACGCCCTGCGCGCCGCCGGCGACGCGCCGTTCATCTCGGGTGAAGGGTGGGCCGCCAACGTCGATCTCCTCCTGGCCACCATCCCTCACGCGCGTCGCACCGAGACGGTGACGATGGAGCCGCGGTACGACCTTCGTCCGCGCGACACGCGCGTCAAGCCGCTCGCCGACGTGATGAACCTCTATCGCTTCGGCCGCAGCGCGCGTCATCGCGTCCCGCCGGTCGCCCCCCCGACACCGACCAGCTGA